One genomic region from Haloterrigena gelatinilytica encodes:
- a CDS encoding phosphoenolpyruvate carboxylase: protein MFSWTQSRCILRLVRRRRGDRRVPGRRRVHGHLQEMYDEWPFFRTTLDNAALSLSRTELEIAEQYADLAEPDLRERFFPRVTDEYERATELITEIGQREDLHTRDWLGENLARRNPYVDPLNMLQVYLLQQTHRTDIEERTLRLTVKGIAAGMKNTG from the coding sequence GTGTTCTCCTGGACCCAGTCGCGGTGTATCCTCCGGCTGGTACGCCGTCGCCGCGGGGATCGACGCGTACCTGGACGACGGAGGGTCCATGGACACCTCCAAGAGATGTACGACGAGTGGCCGTTCTTCCGCACCACGCTCGACAACGCCGCCCTCTCGCTGTCCCGGACCGAACTCGAGATCGCCGAGCAGTACGCCGACCTGGCGGAACCGGATCTCCGCGAACGGTTCTTCCCGCGCGTGACCGACGAGTACGAGCGGGCGACCGAACTGATCACCGAGATCGGCCAGCGCGAGGATCTCCACACCCGCGACTGGCTCGGCGAGAACTTAGCGCGGCGCAACCCCTACGTCGATCCGCTGAACATGTTGCAGGTCTACCTGCTCCAGCAGACCCACCGCACGGATATCGAGGAACGGACGCTCCGGCTGACGGTCAAGGGAATCGCCGCAGGGATGAAGAACACGGGCTGA
- a CDS encoding DUF7097 family protein — protein sequence MEKTPRGTSVGVDDPYEFAGVCDHLTGDGNCRYAFDHYEHDPEFARERAEDEYECPVVDPESDWTWADCPHFRSRNRDRECVRCGLAEKRMAHDDERPLLEEHHLSYARDGETLSHEITVYLCRWCHAKVHNSWARITDDAAPDPEAIAALEERRGREHEELGFESAAERYDEDD from the coding sequence ATGGAGAAAACGCCGCGGGGTACGTCGGTCGGCGTCGACGACCCCTACGAGTTCGCGGGCGTCTGCGATCACCTCACCGGCGATGGGAACTGCCGGTACGCGTTCGACCACTACGAGCACGATCCCGAGTTCGCCCGCGAGCGCGCCGAAGACGAGTACGAGTGTCCCGTCGTCGACCCCGAATCGGACTGGACGTGGGCCGACTGCCCGCACTTCCGCTCGCGCAATCGCGACCGGGAGTGCGTCCGCTGTGGCCTCGCGGAAAAGCGCATGGCCCACGACGACGAGCGGCCGCTGCTCGAGGAGCACCACCTCTCGTACGCGCGCGACGGGGAGACCCTCTCCCACGAGATCACGGTCTACCTCTGCCGGTGGTGTCACGCCAAAGTCCACAACTCGTGGGCGCGGATCACCGACGACGCGGCGCCGGATCCGGAAGCGATCGCGGCCCTCGAGGAGCGCCGCGGTCGCGAGCACGAGGAGTTGGGGTTCGAGTCGGCCGCGGAGCGATACGACGAGGACGACTGA
- a CDS encoding DUF192 domain-containing protein gives MQLVHEAGSSGDATDEGGDRRVLAADVDLADSLLSQTRGLMFRRSMPDDSALAFRFDSAKVRDVHMLFVFFPIDAVWVVDGVVERIERLRPWRSFARAECDLLVELPAGAADGVEDGDRVVLES, from the coding sequence GTGCAGTTGGTTCACGAAGCGGGTTCGAGCGGCGATGCGACCGACGAGGGCGGTGACCGACGAGTGCTGGCGGCGGACGTCGACCTCGCGGACTCGCTGCTGAGCCAGACCCGCGGCCTCATGTTCCGGCGATCGATGCCGGACGACTCCGCGCTCGCCTTCCGATTCGATTCCGCGAAGGTCCGCGACGTCCACATGCTGTTCGTCTTCTTCCCGATCGACGCCGTCTGGGTCGTCGACGGCGTCGTCGAACGAATCGAGCGCCTGCGCCCGTGGCGGAGCTTCGCCCGTGCGGAATGCGACCTGCTCGTCGAACTTCCGGCCGGCGCCGCGGACGGCGTCGAGGACGGTGACCGGGTCGTCCTCGAGTCCTGA
- a CDS encoding (R)-citramalate synthase has protein sequence MTHSATDTIAPDRTVRLLDTTLRDGEQAPGVSLTPDEKVEIARSLERAGVSVIEAGSACTGAGERQAISRVTDLELDARVTSFCRGMESDIDLALECDVDGVHIVVPASDRHIEDKVGTSHEDNLEKTAELVAYAKDHDLWVEVIGEDGSRADLDYLEELMATAVDAGADRICFADTVGHTGPERTAEAVGRLADVGPVSVHTHDDLGLGVANALAAVSAGADLVHCTVNGLGERAGNVALEEVAIALSHVYDVETLELTELYDLAQTVSRATGVQLPPNKAVIGENAFTHESGIHTDGTLKDDKMYEPYEPETVGRERRLALGKHTGRAGVAATLEEHGVDAADDEIAEIANRVTELGDRGRRVTDADLLAIAEDVTGDDRERVVELLDLNATSGGAVPTASVRLEVDGEERVASGTGSGPVDAAVSAVREALGSMADAELDSYHVDAVTGGTDAVVTVEVTMIRNDRSVTVARSEADITRASVEAMVDALDRLLAADQQPLAPADD, from the coding sequence GTGACTCACTCCGCCACCGATACGATCGCTCCAGACCGCACAGTCCGCCTTCTCGATACGACGCTTCGCGACGGCGAACAAGCCCCGGGTGTCTCCCTGACGCCCGACGAGAAAGTCGAAATCGCCCGCTCGCTCGAGCGGGCGGGCGTCTCGGTCATCGAGGCGGGCAGCGCCTGCACCGGCGCGGGCGAGCGACAGGCCATCTCGCGGGTGACCGATCTCGAGCTCGACGCCCGCGTCACGAGCTTCTGTCGCGGAATGGAGTCCGACATCGATCTGGCCCTCGAGTGTGACGTCGACGGGGTCCACATCGTCGTCCCCGCGAGCGACCGCCACATCGAGGACAAGGTCGGCACCTCCCACGAGGACAACCTCGAGAAAACCGCCGAACTCGTCGCCTACGCGAAAGACCACGACCTCTGGGTCGAGGTCATCGGCGAGGACGGCTCCCGGGCCGATCTCGACTACCTCGAGGAGCTGATGGCGACGGCCGTCGACGCCGGCGCCGATCGGATCTGCTTCGCCGACACCGTCGGCCACACCGGGCCGGAGCGCACGGCCGAAGCGGTCGGTCGGCTCGCCGACGTCGGTCCGGTCAGCGTCCACACTCACGACGACCTCGGCCTGGGCGTCGCGAACGCGCTGGCGGCCGTCTCGGCCGGCGCCGACCTCGTTCACTGTACGGTCAACGGGCTCGGCGAACGCGCCGGCAACGTCGCGCTGGAGGAGGTCGCGATCGCCCTCTCGCACGTCTACGACGTGGAGACGCTCGAGCTGACGGAACTGTACGACCTCGCCCAGACCGTCTCGCGGGCGACCGGCGTCCAGCTCCCGCCGAACAAGGCCGTCATCGGCGAGAACGCCTTTACCCACGAGAGCGGGATCCACACCGACGGGACGCTCAAGGACGACAAGATGTACGAGCCCTACGAGCCCGAGACCGTCGGCCGCGAGCGCCGGCTCGCCCTCGGGAAGCACACCGGCCGCGCGGGCGTCGCGGCGACGCTCGAGGAACACGGCGTCGACGCCGCCGACGACGAGATCGCCGAAATCGCGAATCGCGTCACCGAACTCGGCGACCGGGGTCGTCGGGTCACGGACGCCGACCTGCTGGCGATCGCCGAGGACGTCACCGGCGACGACCGCGAGCGGGTCGTCGAACTGCTGGACCTCAACGCCACCAGCGGCGGTGCCGTTCCCACGGCGAGCGTCCGACTCGAGGTCGACGGCGAGGAACGCGTCGCCAGCGGAACCGGCTCCGGCCCCGTCGACGCCGCCGTCTCCGCGGTTCGCGAGGCGCTGGGATCGATGGCCGACGCCGAACTCGACTCCTACCACGTCGACGCCGTGACCGGCGGCACGGACGCCGTCGTCACCGTCGAGGTTACCATGATCCGCAACGATCGCTCCGTGACGGTCGCCCGCAGCGAGGCCGACATCACGCGCGCGAGCGTCGAGGCGATGGTCGACGCGCTCGATCGGTTGCTCGCGGCCGATCAGCAACCGCTCGCGCCGGCGGACGACTGA